A portion of the Chondrinema litorale genome contains these proteins:
- the rplM gene encoding 50S ribosomal protein L13: MDTLSYKTLSVSKETAGKKWVIIDAADAVLGRLSSEVAKIIRGKHKPNYTPHADCGDSVIVINTDKIKLTGKKWTDKVYIHYTGYPGGQRHRTPLELKEKSSTLLIEKAVRGMLPKNKLGRAILKNLYIYEGAEHPHEAQKPIEIKIQ, encoded by the coding sequence GTGGATACATTAAGTTATAAAACCCTGTCGGTAAGCAAAGAAACCGCAGGTAAAAAATGGGTGATAATTGATGCTGCTGATGCAGTTCTTGGAAGATTGAGTAGTGAAGTAGCTAAAATTATCAGAGGAAAACATAAGCCTAATTATACACCACATGCAGATTGTGGAGATAGTGTAATTGTTATCAATACTGACAAGATAAAGTTGACAGGTAAAAAGTGGACTGATAAAGTTTACATCCACTATACTGGGTACCCAGGTGGTCAAAGACATAGAACTCCTCTAGAATTAAAGGAGAAGTCTTCAACTCTTCTTATTGAAAAGGCTGTAAGAGGTATGCTACCAAAAAATAAACTTGGAAGAGCAATACTAAAGAATTTATATATATATGAGGGTGCAGAACATCCACATGAAGCTCAAAAACCAATTGAAATTAAGATACAATAA
- the rpsI gene encoding 30S ribosomal protein S9, producing MAVVNTIGRRKKSIARIYMSEGKGGVTVNNRELTTYFPSEILQTIVNQPLSALGIKGSYDIKVNVTGGGIAGQAEAIRLAISRALVEVNPEYRLTLKPEGFLTRDPRMVERKKYGRRKARRKFQFSKR from the coding sequence ATGGCAGTCGTTAATACAATCGGAAGAAGAAAAAAATCTATCGCCCGTATCTATATGTCTGAAGGTAAGGGTGGAGTAACAGTTAATAACAGAGAATTAACTACTTATTTCCCTTCAGAAATTTTACAGACAATCGTAAACCAGCCTTTAAGTGCTTTAGGTATCAAAGGGAGTTACGATATTAAAGTAAATGTTACTGGTGGAGGTATTGCAGGTCAAGCAGAAGCTATAAGATTAGCTATTTCTAGAGCCTTGGTAGAAGTAAATCCTGAGTATAGATTAACATTGAAACCAGAAGGGTTCTTAACTAGAGATCCAAGAATGGTTGAAAGAAAGAAATACGGACGTAGAAAAGCTAGAAGAAAATTCCAGTTTAGCAAGCGTTAA
- the atpD gene encoding F0F1 ATP synthase subunit beta has product MANKGKVTQVIGPVVDVSFEDDAHLPQILNALEVSRPDGSKLVLEVQNHLGEDRVRTIAMDSTEGLQRGVDVIDTGSAISMPVGEDTKGRLFNVVGQAIDGIKQPEGKQKLPIHRHAPKFEDLSSSTEVLYTGIKVIDLIEPYAKGGKIGLFGGAGVGKTVLIQELINNIAKAYSGLSVFAGVGERTREGNDLLREMLESGIVTYGDDFLHSMEAGEWDLDKVDYDKIKDSKATFVFGQMNEPPGARARVALSGLTLAEYFRDGDGQGKGRDILFFVDNIFRFTQAGSEVSALLGRMPSAVGYQPTLATEMGAMQERITSTKRGSITSVQAVYVPADDLTDPAPATTFSHLDATTVLSRKISELGIYPAVDPLDSTSRIMTQDILGKEHYDTAQRVKLTLQRYKELQDIIAILGMDELSEDDKLLVARARRVQRFLSQPFHVAEQFTGLPGVFVDIKDTIKGFNEIMDGKHDNLPEAAFNLVGTIEDAVEKGEKLLAQAKK; this is encoded by the coding sequence ATGGCAAATAAAGGAAAAGTTACTCAGGTTATTGGTCCCGTGGTTGATGTAAGCTTTGAAGACGATGCACATTTACCGCAGATTTTAAATGCATTGGAAGTAAGCAGACCAGATGGTTCAAAGCTTGTACTTGAAGTACAAAATCACCTAGGTGAGGATAGAGTTCGTACTATTGCAATGGATAGTACGGAAGGATTGCAAAGAGGTGTTGATGTTATTGACACTGGTTCAGCGATCTCTATGCCAGTAGGTGAAGATACCAAAGGTCGATTATTCAATGTGGTTGGGCAAGCAATTGATGGTATTAAGCAACCTGAGGGAAAACAAAAACTACCAATTCACAGACACGCACCTAAATTTGAAGATTTATCTTCTTCAACTGAGGTATTATACACAGGTATTAAAGTTATTGACTTAATTGAGCCATATGCAAAAGGTGGTAAAATTGGTCTTTTTGGTGGAGCTGGTGTTGGTAAAACAGTATTGATTCAGGAGCTTATAAACAATATTGCGAAAGCATATTCTGGTTTATCGGTATTTGCAGGTGTAGGTGAAAGAACAAGAGAGGGTAATGACTTGCTTCGAGAGATGTTAGAATCAGGTATTGTTACATATGGTGATGATTTCCTTCACTCAATGGAAGCTGGTGAGTGGGATCTTGATAAAGTTGATTACGATAAAATAAAAGATTCTAAAGCTACCTTTGTTTTTGGACAAATGAACGAGCCTCCTGGGGCGCGTGCAAGAGTAGCGCTTTCAGGACTTACTTTAGCTGAATATTTTAGAGATGGTGATGGACAAGGAAAAGGTAGAGATATTCTTTTCTTCGTTGATAATATATTTAGATTTACACAGGCTGGTTCAGAAGTATCAGCATTATTAGGTCGTATGCCATCTGCGGTAGGTTATCAACCAACGCTTGCAACTGAGATGGGTGCTATGCAAGAAAGAATTACCTCAACAAAAAGAGGTTCAATTACTTCTGTACAAGCAGTTTATGTACCTGCTGATGACCTTACAGACCCTGCTCCTGCGACAACTTTCTCTCACCTTGATGCTACTACTGTACTTTCAAGAAAAATCTCTGAGTTAGGTATTTATCCTGCGGTGGATCCATTGGATTCTACTTCAAGAATTATGACTCAAGATATTCTTGGTAAAGAGCACTACGATACAGCTCAACGAGTAAAGTTAACCTTACAGAGATATAAAGAACTTCAAGATATTATTGCCATCTTAGGTATGGACGAATTATCTGAAGATGATAAGTTGTTAGTAGCTCGTGCAAGAAGAGTGCAGAGATTTTTATCTCAACCATTCCACGTTGCAGAACAGTTTACAGGTCTTCCAGGTGTATTTGTTGATATTAAAGATACTATCAAAGGGTTTAATGAAATCATGGATGGTAAGCACGACAATCTACCAGAAGCGGCATTTAACCTTGTAGGTACTATAGAAGATGCAGTAGAGAAAGGTGAGAAGTTACTTGCTCAGGCTAAAAAATAA
- a CDS encoding F0F1 ATP synthase subunit epsilon gives MYFELITPDKKAFEGEVIGVKMPGVNGSFEVLNNHAPIISNLEKGELRVTASNEQKFFEIESGIVEVLNNKIVVLTETVQEK, from the coding sequence ATGTATTTTGAGTTGATAACACCTGATAAAAAAGCTTTTGAAGGAGAAGTAATTGGTGTAAAGATGCCAGGAGTGAATGGTTCTTTTGAAGTGTTAAATAATCACGCGCCTATTATTAGTAATCTTGAAAAAGGTGAATTAAGGGTTACGGCTTCGAATGAGCAAAAGTTTTTTGAAATAGAAAGTGGCATTGTAGAAGTACTAAATAACAAAATTGTTGTTCTTACTGAAACCGTTCAAGAAAAATAA
- the priA gene encoding replication restart helicase PriA, whose amino-acid sequence MDTPQNKQTFFADVVLPVPVNQYFTYRIPFEYADEIQVGSRVIVQFGKRRIVTAIVVKKHQQAPVTQQVKYILDLLDEEPCVNQIQIQFWEWVAEYYMCSIGEVMNVALPSGFKLTSQSRIQINPEFSVEAHQITLSERELNLLSELQKKDSLAYHEAGELLEVENPYKIIKYLIAKRAIIIYEEVKEKYKPKVQKKIRLQEDWVVGEEKLNELFDEVKSSVKQEEVLLKYLSLIPLHDLPKKNKSGVEKSILLKNNISVSSLKTLIKKDVLVEFEEIVPRFEYKNDKLSKEILLSDKQKVVRDEILEIYKEKDTALIYGVTGSGKTEIYIDLIKKVLDSGSQVLLLLPEIVLTTQIVNRLQHVFGDNMGVYHSRFSDNERVEVWNGVLSGRFTFIVGVRSSLFLPFDNLGLIVVDEEHDSSYKQYDPAPRYNARDGAQVLAKLHHAKVLLGSATPSIESYYLATSGFYGLVELKERFGNASMPDIVLSDLRKEKKQRKIRGEFSSMLVSEVENSLNNSKQVILFQNRRGYAPYIMCEDCGHIPTCENCAVSLTYHMYRNIMVCHYCGHKEPVPKKCKSCGSNRVKTSGLGTEKVEDEIKEIFPNARVQRMDLDTTRKKYSYQKILDEFGSGQTDILVGTQMVSKGLDFGNVNLVGIFDVDRLIFFPDFRSHERAFQLISQVSGRAGRREDKGKVVLQTSSPTHPLMNNIVNHNYEAFFYTEIRERKNHDYPPFTRLIRVTVRNADRDITMLQADKLAWELKNQLGSKRILGPESPVIDKIRNLYLKDILIKVERNKINLKQVKKSITDSIDKVNDKKRFKQLDVLIDVDCL is encoded by the coding sequence ATGGATACACCTCAAAATAAACAGACTTTTTTCGCAGATGTCGTTTTACCTGTTCCTGTAAACCAGTACTTCACATACAGAATCCCCTTTGAGTATGCAGATGAAATACAGGTAGGCTCCAGAGTAATAGTGCAGTTTGGTAAAAGACGTATAGTTACAGCAATAGTTGTAAAAAAGCATCAGCAGGCACCAGTTACCCAACAAGTAAAATATATTCTCGATCTCCTAGATGAGGAACCATGTGTAAACCAAATCCAAATACAGTTTTGGGAATGGGTTGCAGAATATTACATGTGCAGTATTGGTGAGGTAATGAATGTTGCTTTACCTTCAGGCTTTAAATTAACAAGCCAATCTCGTATTCAAATTAATCCAGAATTTAGTGTTGAAGCTCATCAGATTACACTTTCAGAAAGAGAGTTGAACTTATTAAGTGAGCTTCAAAAAAAAGACTCTTTAGCTTACCATGAAGCAGGTGAATTACTTGAGGTTGAAAACCCATATAAAATCATTAAATATTTAATAGCTAAGCGAGCCATTATTATTTATGAAGAAGTTAAAGAGAAGTATAAGCCTAAGGTTCAAAAGAAGATCAGGTTACAAGAAGATTGGGTTGTAGGTGAGGAAAAATTAAATGAGTTATTTGATGAAGTAAAATCGTCTGTAAAACAAGAAGAGGTATTATTAAAGTATTTATCGCTTATACCTTTACATGATCTTCCGAAAAAAAATAAATCTGGAGTTGAGAAATCTATTTTATTAAAAAATAATATTTCGGTCTCATCACTTAAAACCCTAATTAAAAAAGATGTTCTGGTTGAGTTTGAAGAAATTGTTCCTCGATTTGAATATAAAAATGATAAGTTATCTAAAGAAATACTTCTAAGTGATAAACAGAAGGTTGTTAGAGATGAGATTTTAGAAATTTATAAAGAAAAAGATACAGCTCTTATTTATGGAGTTACTGGTAGTGGTAAAACAGAAATCTATATTGATCTAATAAAAAAAGTACTTGATAGTGGAAGTCAGGTACTTCTATTACTTCCAGAAATAGTTTTAACTACACAAATAGTAAACAGACTCCAACATGTTTTTGGAGATAATATGGGGGTATATCATTCTCGTTTTTCTGATAATGAAAGAGTTGAAGTCTGGAATGGCGTTTTGAGTGGGAGGTTTACTTTTATAGTTGGTGTAAGATCATCACTTTTCCTTCCATTTGATAATCTTGGGTTAATAGTCGTAGACGAAGAACATGATTCCTCTTATAAACAATATGATCCTGCACCAAGATATAATGCCCGTGATGGAGCACAGGTATTGGCGAAATTACATCATGCTAAAGTTCTGTTAGGTTCAGCTACACCTTCTATTGAATCTTACTATTTGGCTACATCGGGGTTTTATGGCTTAGTTGAGCTTAAAGAAAGGTTTGGTAATGCTTCAATGCCAGATATAGTTCTTTCAGATTTAAGAAAAGAAAAAAAGCAGAGAAAAATAAGAGGAGAGTTTAGCTCAATGCTCGTATCTGAAGTTGAAAATAGTTTAAACAACAGTAAGCAAGTAATCCTCTTTCAAAACAGAAGGGGATATGCACCTTATATTATGTGTGAAGATTGCGGCCATATCCCAACATGTGAAAACTGTGCTGTAAGCTTAACATATCATATGTATAGAAATATTATGGTATGCCATTACTGTGGGCATAAAGAGCCTGTTCCAAAGAAATGTAAAAGTTGTGGCTCTAATAGAGTTAAAACATCTGGGTTAGGTACAGAAAAAGTTGAGGATGAAATTAAAGAGATTTTTCCAAATGCTAGGGTTCAGCGTATGGATCTGGATACAACCAGAAAAAAGTACAGTTATCAAAAGATATTAGATGAATTTGGGAGTGGACAAACGGATATTTTAGTGGGTACTCAAATGGTTAGTAAGGGGCTTGATTTTGGTAATGTTAATTTGGTCGGAATTTTCGATGTTGATCGATTGATCTTCTTTCCTGACTTTAGATCTCACGAAAGAGCATTTCAATTAATATCTCAGGTAAGTGGTAGAGCTGGAAGGAGAGAAGATAAAGGGAAAGTTGTTTTACAAACATCTTCTCCAACACACCCACTAATGAATAACATTGTTAATCATAATTATGAGGCTTTTTTTTATACAGAAATAAGGGAAAGAAAAAATCATGATTATCCGCCATTTACTAGGTTAATTAGAGTTACTGTAAGAAATGCAGATAGAGATATAACTATGTTACAGGCAGATAAGCTAGCTTGGGAGCTTAAAAATCAATTGGGGAGTAAACGTATTTTGGGACCAGAATCACCAGTAATTGATAAAATTAGGAATCTATATTTAAAAGATATTTTAATTAAAGTTGAAAGGAATAAGATTAATTTAAAGCAGGTTAAAAAATCTATAACCGATTCAATAGATAAAGTAAACGATAAAAAGAGATTCAAGCAATTAGATGTACTTATTGATGTAGATTGCTTATAA
- the mreC gene encoding rod shape-determining protein MreC: MYQLIQFFLRLRIFFTFIILEIIAAWLIVRNNTYQGVAFFTSSNVVAGVLYTYVDGITGQLTLRDEVERLQKENAILNQQLNNLKFRELDSTSTDSTALPATYKYLPARVINNTIRFTDNYLTINKGKIDGVEVGMGVVSPEGIVGRVRSVSENFATVYSLLHSNIRISGQLSDSKDLCTVKWNTEDTNNDYLQAELQYIPFHVDVEKGDTIETSGANPVYPESINIGIVESVTDDLSEGTKNVKINLTVNFSTIKNVYIIQNYYKTEIDSLEQNLDPLRSK; encoded by the coding sequence ATGTATCAACTGATTCAATTTTTTCTGCGTCTCAGAATATTTTTCACATTCATTATTCTGGAGATTATAGCAGCTTGGCTAATTGTACGAAACAACACTTATCAGGGAGTAGCATTTTTTACTTCCTCTAATGTTGTTGCTGGTGTGCTATATACTTATGTAGATGGCATTACCGGACAATTAACCTTACGCGATGAAGTGGAAAGACTTCAAAAAGAAAATGCTATACTTAATCAGCAATTAAATAATCTGAAGTTTAGAGAGCTAGATTCCACAAGTACAGATTCAACTGCATTACCAGCAACTTACAAATACTTACCTGCTAGAGTTATTAACAATACAATTAGGTTTACAGATAATTATCTTACAATAAATAAAGGTAAAATTGATGGTGTAGAAGTTGGAATGGGTGTAGTTTCACCAGAAGGTATAGTAGGGAGAGTCCGTTCTGTATCTGAAAATTTTGCTACTGTATATTCTCTATTACATTCCAATATTAGAATCTCTGGTCAACTAAGCGATTCCAAAGATTTATGTACTGTAAAATGGAATACCGAAGATACTAACAACGATTATCTTCAAGCAGAGCTTCAATACATCCCCTTCCATGTAGATGTGGAGAAAGGAGATACTATTGAAACTTCAGGAGCGAATCCCGTTTATCCTGAAAGTATCAATATCGGAATTGTAGAATCTGTTACCGATGACCTTTCTGAAGGCACAAAAAATGTAAAAATCAATCTTACAGTTAATTTCAGTACTATAAAAAATGTATATATAATTCAGAATTACTACAAAACTGAAATTGACAGTCTAGAACAAAATTTGGATCCGCTAAGAAGTAAATAA
- a CDS encoding rod shape-determining protein MreD, protein MNRKSIFFFIYSFILYVLIQVLFLKYVDFYGYAFCFAYIGYLLAYPLDFPRFPYLLIAFFLGITVDIFYDSAGIHAASCVFLAYMRNRVVKGFAPTGGYETGSNPNLLDMGINWYITYTVLLAFLHHLVLFFISASNLNLVGTTLIKTFFSVLFTTFILFLGQRISVTYQQYQRRRRR, encoded by the coding sequence ATGAACAGAAAAAGTATATTTTTCTTTATTTATTCTTTTATCCTGTATGTATTAATTCAGGTTCTGTTCCTTAAATATGTTGATTTTTATGGTTATGCTTTTTGCTTCGCATATATAGGTTACTTGCTAGCTTATCCTTTAGACTTTCCTAGATTTCCATATTTACTAATTGCGTTTTTTCTAGGTATTACTGTGGATATATTTTACGATTCCGCAGGTATTCATGCTGCCTCCTGTGTTTTTTTAGCTTATATGAGAAACAGAGTAGTAAAAGGATTTGCTCCAACTGGTGGCTACGAAACCGGCTCAAATCCTAATTTGTTGGATATGGGCATAAACTGGTATATTACTTATACAGTTTTACTGGCCTTTCTGCATCATCTTGTACTATTTTTTATTAGTGCTAGCAATCTTAACTTAGTAGGTACTACATTAATTAAAACTTTTTTTTCAGTCTTATTTACTACTTTTATCCTCTTTCTTGGCCAAAGAATTTCTGTTACATATCAACAGTATCAGCGCCGAAGAAGAAGATAA
- a CDS encoding M28 family peptidase produces MNRRLLFFLLCILNVTAYAQEKDFSVEYAETIKASDLKKHLSIIASDEYEGRETGEKGQKMAAEYISKHFKSLGLEGPVDNKNPYYQPFNLNKSYWNEVSISTAKQDLTYLEDFFIYGNFNYDHTKMQTVFAGYGIDEDKYTDYEGLDVEGKAVLVLMDEPKNADGTYVISGSEKSSEMGSTNYKIKTAGEKGAAAIVFVYTDKEEFNNRLNLFKPYLQKPSLSMNSSGEGKMGLFFTSSEGGAAMLGTSSKKFDKALKKDITKGIEKIKGYTSEIELTAMKKAEDVTTENVLGFMEGTDLKDEILVVTAHYDHIGKADTVINNGADDDGSGTVTVLEIAEAFATAKKNGVAPRRSILFMTVTGEEKGLLGSKYYSEHPVFPLESTITDLNIDMVGRVDEKHADNPNYIYIIGSDMLSSDLHNLHETVAKKYSPDVELDYEYNSDSDPNRFYYRSDHYNFAKHGIPVIFYFNGTHPDYHRPTDTVDKIEFAKMEKVARLIFHTAWELANTNERPVVDKADQE; encoded by the coding sequence ATGAATAGAAGATTGTTATTCTTCCTACTTTGTATCCTGAATGTTACAGCTTATGCTCAGGAAAAGGATTTTTCTGTGGAATATGCTGAAACCATAAAGGCAAGTGATCTTAAAAAACACTTGAGTATTATAGCTTCTGACGAATACGAAGGCCGTGAAACTGGAGAGAAAGGTCAGAAAATGGCGGCTGAATATATTAGTAAACACTTTAAAAGCTTGGGCTTAGAAGGGCCAGTAGATAATAAGAATCCTTATTATCAACCATTTAATTTAAATAAATCTTACTGGAACGAAGTAAGTATTAGTACTGCTAAACAAGATTTAACCTATCTGGAAGACTTCTTTATTTATGGAAACTTCAACTATGACCATACTAAAATGCAGACTGTATTTGCTGGGTATGGTATTGATGAAGATAAATATACAGATTATGAAGGTCTGGATGTAGAAGGTAAGGCTGTGTTAGTTTTAATGGATGAGCCTAAAAATGCAGATGGTACCTATGTAATTTCAGGAAGTGAGAAAAGCTCTGAAATGGGCAGTACAAATTATAAAATTAAAACTGCTGGTGAAAAAGGAGCTGCAGCTATTGTATTTGTTTATACAGATAAAGAAGAGTTTAATAACAGATTAAATTTATTTAAACCTTATTTACAGAAACCATCATTGAGTATGAATTCTTCTGGTGAAGGAAAAATGGGCTTATTTTTCACAAGTTCTGAGGGTGGAGCTGCTATGTTAGGTACTTCTTCTAAAAAGTTTGATAAAGCACTAAAGAAAGATATTACAAAAGGTATTGAAAAAATTAAAGGCTATACTTCTGAAATAGAGTTAACGGCAATGAAGAAAGCTGAAGATGTTACTACAGAAAATGTCTTAGGTTTTATGGAAGGTACCGATTTAAAAGACGAAATATTAGTTGTAACTGCTCACTATGATCATATTGGTAAAGCAGATACCGTAATAAATAATGGTGCAGATGATGATGGTTCAGGTACAGTAACTGTTTTAGAAATTGCAGAAGCATTTGCTACAGCGAAGAAAAATGGTGTTGCTCCTAGGAGAAGTATTTTATTTATGACTGTTACAGGTGAGGAAAAAGGGTTACTTGGTTCTAAGTATTATTCAGAACATCCTGTGTTTCCTCTAGAAAGCACTATTACCGATCTTAATATAGATATGGTAGGTAGAGTTGATGAAAAACACGCTGATAATCCTAATTACATTTATATAATTGGTTCAGATATGCTTTCTTCAGACTTGCATAATTTACATGAAACTGTTGCAAAAAAATATTCTCCTGATGTAGAATTAGATTACGAGTATAACTCAGATAGTGATCCTAATAGATTCTATTACAGATCAGATCACTACAATTTTGCAAAACATGGTATACCAGTGATTTTCTATTTTAATGGAACACATCCAGACTATCATAGACCTACCGATACTGTAGATAAAATTGAATTTGCTAAGATGGAAAAGGTTGCCAGGCTTATATTTCATACCGCTTGGGAATTGGCAAATACTAATGAAAGGCCTGTAGTAGATAAAGCTGATCAGGAATAG
- the tsaB gene encoding tRNA (adenosine(37)-N6)-threonylcarbamoyltransferase complex dimerization subunit type 1 TsaB, which produces MLLSIETATSVCSVALHSEENIIAYEEIHLEKSHSGYLTVIIDQMMKNCQVISENIEAIAVSEGPGSYTGLRIGVSTAKGLCYAWDKPLISVSTLEAIAANAIDHLKYLASGKMLFCPMLDARRMEVYTAIYKSDLSQIKAIHPLVVESSSFDNYLQDYKILYFGNGAEKCKDVLVNDNLIYVGEYLPNAKYVGLIANKALREQQFADLAYFEPFYLKAYQAKKPKKNKLLS; this is translated from the coding sequence ATGCTTTTAAGTATTGAAACAGCTACGAGTGTTTGTTCTGTTGCTTTGCACTCAGAAGAAAATATAATAGCGTATGAAGAAATTCACCTAGAAAAATCACATTCTGGTTATCTGACCGTAATCATCGATCAAATGATGAAAAATTGTCAAGTTATATCTGAAAATATTGAAGCTATAGCTGTTTCGGAAGGCCCAGGTTCTTATACAGGTTTGCGCATAGGTGTTTCCACAGCTAAGGGTTTATGTTATGCATGGGACAAGCCATTAATTTCAGTAAGTACATTGGAAGCAATAGCAGCAAATGCTATAGATCATTTAAAGTATTTAGCTTCTGGAAAAATGCTTTTTTGCCCAATGTTAGATGCAAGACGAATGGAAGTTTATACAGCAATATATAAAAGTGATCTTTCTCAAATTAAAGCAATACATCCTCTGGTTGTTGAATCATCAAGTTTTGATAATTACTTGCAGGACTACAAAATTTTATATTTTGGAAATGGAGCTGAAAAATGCAAAGATGTTCTAGTTAATGATAATCTAATTTATGTAGGAGAATATTTGCCAAATGCAAAGTATGTAGGTTTAATAGCCAATAAAGCATTGAGAGAGCAACAATTTGCTGACTTAGCTTATTTTGAGCCATTTTACTTGAAGGCATATCAAGCAAAAAAGCCGAAAAAAAATAAACTATTGAGTTAA
- a CDS encoding rod shape-determining protein, with product MGLFDFFSSDIAIDLGTANTLLLYKGKVVVDEPSIIAIDKVTQKVIAIGKKAMQMHEKTHENIKTIRPLKDGVIADFYAAEQMIRGMIKLIDTGNRFFTPSHRMVICIPSGITEVEKRAVRDSAEHAGAKEVYMIPEPIAAAIGIGIDIEQPVGSMIVDIGGGTTEIAVIALSGIVCDQSVRTAGDVFNRDILDYMRRQHNLLIGERSAEKIKIEVGAAISELDTPPDDYEIRGRDLMTGIPKTIKVSYTEIAFAIDKSISKIEEAVLKALEISPPELSADIYDNGIHLTGGGALLRGLDKRIALKTKLPVHIADDPLRAVVRGTGEALKNIDAFKAVLMS from the coding sequence ATGGGTCTATTTGATTTTTTTTCCAGCGATATTGCCATTGATTTAGGTACGGCCAATACGCTACTCTTGTATAAAGGAAAAGTAGTTGTTGATGAACCCTCCATCATTGCTATAGATAAAGTCACTCAGAAAGTAATTGCAATTGGTAAAAAAGCCATGCAAATGCATGAGAAGACACACGAAAATATAAAAACAATCAGGCCACTTAAAGACGGGGTAATTGCAGACTTCTATGCCGCCGAACAAATGATCAGGGGAATGATTAAACTAATCGATACAGGTAATCGATTTTTTACTCCTTCTCACCGAATGGTTATTTGTATTCCTTCCGGAATTACTGAGGTAGAAAAACGTGCAGTACGTGACTCTGCTGAACATGCAGGTGCTAAAGAAGTTTATATGATTCCTGAACCTATTGCTGCTGCAATTGGTATCGGTATCGATATAGAGCAACCCGTTGGTTCTATGATTGTTGATATTGGAGGTGGTACAACAGAAATTGCTGTAATTGCTCTTTCTGGTATTGTATGTGACCAATCTGTAAGAACTGCAGGCGACGTTTTCAACAGAGACATCCTTGACTACATGCGCAGACAACACAATTTATTAATCGGTGAAAGATCTGCCGAGAAAATTAAAATTGAAGTTGGTGCTGCAATTTCTGAACTTGATACTCCTCCAGACGATTACGAAATCAGAGGACGAGATTTAATGACTGGTATTCCTAAAACCATTAAAGTCTCTTATACAGAAATTGCTTTTGCTATTGATAAGTCTATTTCTAAAATTGAAGAAGCTGTTTTAAAAGCTCTTGAGATTTCTCCCCCAGAACTTTCTGCCGATATTTACGATAACGGTATTCATTTAACTGGTGGTGGAGCTCTTTTACGAGGACTTGATAAAAGGATAGCATTAAAAACTAAATTACCTGTACACATTGCTGATGATCCATTGAGAGCTGTTGTAAGAGGTACAGGCGAGGCATTAAAAAATATCGATGCCTTTAAAGCAGTTTTAATGTCTTAA
- a CDS encoding carboxypeptidase-like regulatory domain-containing protein: protein MNKRNITTKKITSIFILAVISTFLLQTELKAQGDPEVIQMSGIIVDGDSSYGVPGVHVYIPSAGVGTVSNQVGLFALPTMVGDTVIFSAVGYKKQKFIVPQKKDKGFTVLIDLQTDTTFLPVVEVFPYPTEELFKEAFLALELPVDKRKENMEKNLNQQALNRMAASLPMDGGSNHRYYMNQQSNAISNQFFSPSFSILNPFAWAEFIKSVKRGDLKKKD, encoded by the coding sequence ATGAATAAAAGAAATATTACAACTAAAAAAATTACTTCAATCTTCATTCTTGCTGTTATCAGTACTTTTTTATTACAGACTGAGCTTAAAGCACAAGGAGACCCAGAAGTAATTCAAATGTCTGGAATCATTGTAGATGGAGATAGTTCCTATGGAGTTCCCGGGGTTCACGTTTATATCCCAAGTGCTGGAGTAGGTACAGTTTCAAACCAAGTCGGACTTTTTGCACTTCCAACTATGGTGGGTGATACAGTTATTTTTAGTGCTGTGGGTTATAAAAAGCAAAAATTTATTGTCCCTCAAAAAAAAGACAAAGGCTTTACTGTTTTAATTGATCTACAAACTGATACAACTTTTCTTCCAGTTGTAGAAGTTTTTCCTTACCCTACCGAAGAATTATTTAAAGAAGCTTTCTTAGCATTAGAGTTACCGGTTGATAAAAGAAAAGAAAATATGGAAAAAAATCTCAACCAACAGGCTCTTAACAGAATGGCCGCATCTTTACCAATGGATGGCGGCTCTAACCACCGTTATTATATGAACCAACAGTCAAATGCTATATCAAATCAATTCTTTTCTCCTTCATTTTCAATACTCAATCCTTTTGCTTGGGCTGAATTCATAAAATCAGTAAAAAGAGGTGATCTTAAGAAGAAAGATTAA